The nucleotide window GTGGATCTGCCTAATGAAGTAGATGTCCTGATCATCGGTACCGGTCCTGCGGGTTTGACTATGGCGCGGCAGTTGTCCGAGTTCAAAGATATTAAAACATGTATTGTTGACATGGCATCCGGCCCCTTGCTGTTTGGGCGTGCGGACGGTATCTCCTGTCGCACCATGGAGATCATGGAGGCTTTTAACAGTAGCGAAATGGTGGTGAAAGAGACCTACCAGCTGAAACAAAACACATTCTGGGAGCCGGACGAGGACAATCCCGAAAACATCAAGCTCACGCACAAGATCGCCGATGCCCGGGCGGGGCTTTCAGAGTTTACACACGGGATTGTTAACCAGGCGCGCCTGCATGAGCTGCTGGTTGATGGTATGGAAAGGTCGGTCACCCACCTTAGCCCTCATTACAGCCGTGAATTGGTTGAGATGAATATTGACGATAACCTCACCCAGGATCTTGATGCCTATCCCATAACAGCAACTTTCAAGAGAACCGACGACGCGGGAGCTGGAAAGACTGAAACGGTTAAAGCGCGTTATATCGTGGGCTGCGATGGCGCCAGAAGCAAGGTTCGCAAAGGCATGAACATCGCTCTACAAGGCGATTCCGCCAACAAAGCGTGGGGCGTCATGGATATTTTGCTGATCACGGATTTCCCGGACATCCGCGTTAAGAGCTTTATCCAATCCAAAGACCACGGCGCTGTCATGACTATCCCTCGCGAGGGTGGCTACCTGTGTCGGTTCTATGTAGAGCTGGATCTGCTCGGCAAAGACAAGCGCGCAGCGGATATGAAATTGAACGAGCAAGATATCATCGCAAAAGCCCAGAAGATTTTTCACCCTTACACATTGGATGTGAAAGAAGTGGCCTGGTGGTCAATCTATGAGGTGGGCCAACGCATTGCCGAGCGCTTTGACAACCGACCGGCAGGCAGTTCTGAGGATATCATTCCCCGTGGGTTTGTTGCCGGCGACGCCTGTCACACGCACAGCCCTAAAGGCGGCTGGGGCTTGAACACTTCATTGCCTGACACCTTTAATCTGGGCTGGAAGCTAGCTGCTGTTCTCCAGGGCAGAAGCCGTCCCAAGTTGCTGAGTACCTACTGTACGGAACGGCGTAAAGTTGCACAGCAGTTGATCGACGCCGACCGTGAGCTATCCAGGCTGGTCGCCACCCGGCCAACCGCAGGCGATGACTCTGAGCAGGCAAAAGTCGACACGGCCAAGATAGAAGCCTTTATGAAGCGACAAAGCGGTTTTGTCGCCGGGACATCGATCGAATATTACCCGTCGTACATCTGCACAGGTCAGGAAAACCAACATCTGGCCACCGGCTTTAACATTGGTCAACGTTTCCACTCGGCTGAAGCGACTCGCGTGGCTGACGGCAGAAGCCAGCATCTGGGGCACCTGGTAAAAGCGGATGGTCGCTGGCGTATTTTCCTGTTTGGCGACATGCAAACCCCCACTGATCCCTCGTCAGCGGCGTATCAATTCATCGATTTCCTGGCTAACGATGAGTCTTCACCTGTGCATAAATACACACCGAAGGGTGCCGATATCGACTCGGTCTTTGACACCTATGCTGTATTCCAACAACAGGATTTGGCGATGCACGATCTGCATGACTACCTGTGGCCTGCAAAAGGAAAGTACGGCCTGCGGGACTATGAAAAGGTATTCCACGCTGAAGCAAGCAATGACATCTATGACCTGCGCGGCATTGACCGCTCCGCGGGCTGTGTGGTGATTGTGAGGCCTGATCAGCATATCGCTTCTATCTTACCCGTCACGGCACACGAGGAGCTTACAAAGTTCTTTGATGTCTTTATGATTGAACAGAGGTAACAGCCTTTTTGAGTGATCAAATACATCGCTAAGCCTGCCAGGTTATATCTTTAATCAAGTTCACAAAAAAAACGGGCCGTGGGCCCGTTTGGTTTAAACTCTTGTCACAAACTTAATTCAGCGTGTCACAGATTTAATTGTTAATAGACAAAAAACTCACTCTTCAGAGTAGCTCTCAATCGACGGGCAGGCGCAGAACAGGTTGCGGTCGCCGTATACGTTGTCGATGCGGTTAACCGTTGGCCAGAACTTGTTGGCTTTAACGGATGCCAGCGGGAAGGCGCCCAGTACCGGGGAGTAGGGACGATCCCAGTTCGGATCGATCAGGTCTTCCAGTGTGTGGGGTGCGCCTTTCAGCGGGTTCTTTTCGGCATCCAGAATACCGGCTTCAACATCGGCGATCTCCTGACGGATAGCCGCCATCGCTTCGATGAAACGGTCCAGTTCGCACAGCGGCTCGGACTCAGTTGGCTCGATCATCAGCGTGCCGGCCACCGGGAATGACATGGTCGGTGCGTGGAAGCCATAGTCCATCAGACGCTTGGCCACATCCTCTTCAGAGATACCGGTGATCTCTTTCAGCGGGCGCAGGTCGATGATGCACTCATGCGCGACTTTGTCGTTACGGCCGGTGTAGAGCACCGGGAAGTGTTCACCCAGTTTCTTGGCCATGTAGTTGGCATTCAGGATCGCGACTTCTGTGGCTTTGCGCAGTCCTGACTGACCCATCAGGGCGATATAGACCCAGGTGATTGGCAGGATGCTGGCGCTGCCCCAGGGGGCTGCAGATACGGCGCCGTTATCCGCTTTCGGGCCATCAATTTTCTGTACCGGGTGGTTGGCTACGAACGGTGCCAGGTGCGCTTTGATACCGATAGGACCCATACCCGGGCCGCCGCCACCATGGGGAATACAGAAGGTCTTGTGCAGGTTTAGGTGGGATACATCAGCACCGATTTCACCCGGCTGGCTGATCGCCACCTGGGCATTCATGTTGGCGCCATCCATATACACCTGACCACCGTGCTGGTGGATGATCTCGCAGATTTCGCGGATGCTCTCTTCGTACACCCCGTGAGTCGACGGGTAGGTGATCATCAGACAGGCCAGGTTGTCGGCATGCAGTTCAGCTTTGGCCCGCATATCGGCCATATCGACGTTGCCTTTGTC belongs to Amphritea atlantica and includes:
- a CDS encoding FAD-dependent monooxygenase; amino-acid sequence: MQYHLNGFKPGNYQVPDEAREPYPDPPIVDLPNEVDVLIIGTGPAGLTMARQLSEFKDIKTCIVDMASGPLLFGRADGISCRTMEIMEAFNSSEMVVKETYQLKQNTFWEPDEDNPENIKLTHKIADARAGLSEFTHGIVNQARLHELLVDGMERSVTHLSPHYSRELVEMNIDDNLTQDLDAYPITATFKRTDDAGAGKTETVKARYIVGCDGARSKVRKGMNIALQGDSANKAWGVMDILLITDFPDIRVKSFIQSKDHGAVMTIPREGGYLCRFYVELDLLGKDKRAADMKLNEQDIIAKAQKIFHPYTLDVKEVAWWSIYEVGQRIAERFDNRPAGSSEDIIPRGFVAGDACHTHSPKGGWGLNTSLPDTFNLGWKLAAVLQGRSRPKLLSTYCTERRKVAQQLIDADRELSRLVATRPTAGDDSEQAKVDTAKIEAFMKRQSGFVAGTSIEYYPSYICTGQENQHLATGFNIGQRFHSAEATRVADGRSQHLGHLVKADGRWRIFLFGDMQTPTDPSSAAYQFIDFLANDESSPVHKYTPKGADIDSVFDTYAVFQQQDLAMHDLHDYLWPAKGKYGLRDYEKVFHAEASNDIYDLRGIDRSAGCVVIVRPDQHIASILPVTAHEELTKFFDVFMIEQR